In Tachyglossus aculeatus isolate mTacAcu1 chromosome 10, mTacAcu1.pri, whole genome shotgun sequence, the following proteins share a genomic window:
- the SLC17A7 gene encoding LOW QUALITY PROTEIN: vesicular glutamate transporter 1 (The sequence of the model RefSeq protein was modified relative to this genomic sequence to represent the inferred CDS: deleted 1 base in 1 codon): MEFRKEEFQKLAGKTLGHLHRLLEKRQEGSERLELTEEGRPVAVSERRRPVLDCTCFGLPRRYIIAIMSGLGFCISFGIRCNLGVAIVSMVNNSTVRQGDKVLIQKAQFGWDPETVGLIHGSFFWGYIVTQIPGGFICQKFAANRVFGFAIVATSTLNMLIPSAARVHYGCVIFVRILQGLVEGVTYPACHGIWSKWAPPLERSRLATTAFCGSYAGAVVAMPLAGVLVQYSGWSSVFYVYGSFGIFWYLFWLLVSYESPALHPSISEEERRYIEEAIGESANLVNPVSKFSTPWRKFFTSMPVYAIIVANFCRSWTFYLLLISQPAYFEEVFGFEISKVGLVSALPHLVMTIIVPIGGQIADFLRTRRIMSTTNVRKMMNCGGFGMEATLLLVVGYSHSKGVAISFLVLAVGFSGFAISGFNVNHLDIAPRYASILMGISNGVGTLSGMVCPIIVGAMTKHKTREEWQYVFLIASLVHYGGVLFYGIFASGEKQPWAEPEEQSEEKCGFIHQDQLGASEEDEDEDEEDGVPPAPTGPPARPPAPHGYGATRSTTRAPSNWVSFDDPAPSRPLAPGRDF, encoded by the exons ATGGAGTTCCGGAAGGAGGAATTCCAGAAACTGGCCGGGAAGACCTTGGGCCACCTGCACCG GCTCCTGGAGAAGCGGCAGGAGGGCTCGGAGAGGCTGGAGCTGACGGAGGAGGGCCGGCCGGTGGCCGTGTCGGAGCGGCGGAGGCCCGTGCTGGACTGCACGTGCTTCGGCCTGCCGCGCCGCTACATCATCGCCATCATGAGCGGCCTGGGCTTCTGCATCAGCTTCGGCATCCGCTGCAACCTGGGCGTGGCCATCGTGAGCATGGTCAACAACAGCACCGTGCGACAGGGAGACAAAGTCCTCATCCAG AAAGCCCAGTTCGGTTGGGACCCCGAGACGGTAGGCCTCATCCACGGCTCCTTTTTCTGGGGCTACATCGTCACCCAGATCCCCGGCGGGTTCATTTGCCAGAAATTCGCTGCCAACAG GGTGTTCGGCTTCGCCATTGTGGCCACGTCCACGCTGAACATGCTCATTCCCTCCGCTGCACGCGTCCACTACGGCTGCGTCATCTTCGTCCGCATTTTGCAGGGCCTGGTGGAG ggGGTCACCTACCCAGCGTGCCACGGGATCTGGAGCAAGTGGGCC CCCCCACTGGAGCGGAGTCGTCTGGCCACCACAGCCTTCTGCG GCTCCTACGCGGGGGCCGTGGTGGCAATGCCTCTCGCCGGAGTCCTCGTCCAATACTCAGGGTGGAGCTCTGTCTTCTACGTCTACG GCAGTTTCGGGATCTTCTGGTACCTGTTCTGGCTCCTGGTCTCCTACGAGAGCCCCGCTCTGCACCCCAGTATCTCGGAGGAGGAGAGGCGCTACATCGAGGAGGCCATCGGCGAGAGCGCCAACCTCGTGAACCCCGTCTCG aaGTTCAGCACTCCGTGGCGCAAGTTCTTCACGTCCATGCCCGTCTACGCCATCATCGTGGCCAACTTCTGCCGCAGCTGGACTTTCTACCTGCTCCTCATCTCCCAGCCCGCCTACTTCGAGGAGGTGTTCGGTTTTGAGATCAGCAAG gtgGGGCTGGTCTCGGCCCTCCCCCACCTGGTCATGACCATCATCGTGCCCATCGGGGGCCAGATCGCCGACTTCCTCCGCACGCGCCGCATCATGTCCACCACCAACGTGCGCAAGATGATGAACTGCGGCG ggtTCGGAATGGAGGCTACCCTACTGCTGGTCGTTGGCTACTCCCACTCCAAAGGCGTGGCCATCTCCTTCCTGGTTCTGGCCGTCGGCTTCAGTGGCTTCGCCATCTCCG GCTTCAACGTTAACCACTTGGACATCGCCCCTCGCTATGCCAGCATCCTCATGGGCATCTCCAACGGCGTGGGCACGCTGTCCGGCATGGTCTGTCCCATCATCGTGGGCGCCATGACCAAGCACAAG ACGCGGGAAGAATGGCAATACGTATTCCTCATCGCCTCCCTGGTGCACTACGGCGGAGTTCTCTTCTACGGGATCTTCGCCTCGGGAGAGAAGCAGCCATGGGCCGAGCCCGAGGAGCAGAGCGAGGAGAAGTGTGGCTTCATCCACCAGGACCAGCTGGGGGCCAGCGAGGAagacgaggacgaggacgaggaagatggggtgcccccggcccccacgggtcccccggcccggcccccggcccctcacGGCTACGGGGCGACCCGCTCCACCACTCGGGCCCCCAGCAACTGGGTCTCCTTCGACGACCCCGCGCCCTCCCGGCCTCTCGCCCCTGGCCGGGACTTCTGA